The Ornithodoros turicata isolate Travis chromosome 7, ASM3712646v1, whole genome shotgun sequence genome includes a region encoding these proteins:
- the LOC135401158 gene encoding prestin-like isoform X3: protein MKDSFKYSRGRLINAKTDSNREGTGGGDGGGGENSGGGTSPSDRCLSRRGHINRSFSMAEEGYGAIERSSEGIHEPTLSGSTVVLPWWIMNDAKDLSSTNNNVDTTRPRIRIHRQAMNQEDIVKQFGDDFPDSTVVQKVKRKVLSCCMCTPVSILYSIFPVLQWLPCYSFSQYFVKDIMAGITVSIMHIPQGLAYGVLAGAGAINGLYVSAFPGLVYFLMGTSRHVSVGTFAVISLLSASAVSEMGAITPEDYQQLGLNGSDLTLGDSTSDPIPLQSMEVLTALAFIVGIIQILMGMLHLGILSIFMSEPMVSGFTTGAAVQVILSQLKGLFGINVRQYSGLFKCIYTFADVIKLLPTTNLVTLAISIAAMAACIVVHECINAKYRAKLKMPVPIDLIVIIISTAVSYFGDFSNMYGVRVMGFVPTGFPTPEIPRLDLIPKLILNAFVVAIVSFTIALSMAKLFGKKHKYQIDPNQELKAIGAANFVTSFLACYPCAVSLSRSSVQDKAGAQTQVSSVISSIVVIVIMLVAGPLFETLPKCILSAVIIVALKGMIFQVRDCYHTWQVSRLDALTWIITFLSVVLLDIDVGIAAGIGFSVVTVILRTLVPYVAFLGQVPNTDIYLDVKRYKKAQEIPRVKIFHFSSAFYFANRDVFKNSLMEVIIGNHDETSSLLKPQEKYDSVDDESVLAVIFDCSACVYIDSSGIETLREILMELRDSNITVYFACCTVPMYKVLLRSKLLELFSKPIVFPTIHDAVLHLPAQVPVPPL, encoded by the exons ACTCGAATCGCGAGGGAACTGGTGGAGGCGACGGGGGCGGTGGAGAAAACAGTGGAGGCGGAACGTCGCCATCAGATCGTTGTTTATCACGTAGGGGCCACATAAACCGCAGCTTTAGCATGGCCGAAGAAGGCTACGGCGCCATCGAGCGCTCGTCGGAAGGCATCCACGAGCCAACACTTTCCGGATCCACCGTGGTTTTACCCTGGTGGATCATGAACGACGCCAAG GACCTCAGTTCAACGAACAACAATGTTGATACAACGAGGCCGCGGATCCGGATCCACCGTCAAGCCATGAACCAAGAAGACATAGTTAAACAATTTGGGGATGACTTTCCCGATTCTACTGTTGTGCAAAAG GTGAAACGAAAAGTGTTGTCCTGCTGCATGTGCACTCCTGTAAGCATCCTGTACTCCATCTTCCCAGTGCTGCAATGGCTTCCATGCTACTCCTTTAGTCAGTACTTTGTCAAAGACATAATGGCTGGTATCACAGTCAGCATCATGCACATACCACAAG GCTTAGCCTATGGCGTGCTAGCAGGTGCAGGAGCCATCAATGGTCTGTACGTGTCAGCTTTCCCAGGACTCGTCTATTTTCTTATGGGGACGTCCCGTCACGTATCAGTAG GAACGTTCGCTGTTATAAGTTTACTTTCTGCGTCTGCGGTTTCGGAAATGGGAGCAATAACCCCCGAAGACTACCAGCAACTAGGTTTGAATGGGTCTGATTTAACGCTAGGGGACTCCACAAGTGACCCCATTCCACTACAAAGTATGGAAGTACTAACCGCACTGGCGTTCATAGTAGGAATAATTCAG ATTTTAATGGGCATGTTACACTTGGGTATCTTATCTATCTTCATGTCTGAGCCAATGGTTTCTGGCTTCACAACGGGTGCGGCTGTGCAAGTGATACTGTCCCAACTTAAAGGCCTCTTTGGTATCAACGTACGACAGTATAGCGGTCTCTTCAAGTGCATATAT ACATTCGCGGACGTGATAAAACTGCTGCCTACAACGAATCTGGTGACCTTGGCCATTTCCATCGCAGCGATGGCGGCGTGCATCGTGGTCCATGAGTGCATCAATGCAAAGTACAGGGCGAAACTCAAGATGCCCGTTCCTATTGATCTCATTGTG ATAATCATCAGTACAGCCGTCAGCTACTTCGGTGACTTTTCCAATATGTACGGGGTACGAGTCATGGGATTTGTTCCCACTGG GTTCCCAACGCCAGAAATCCCGCGTCTGGATCTGATACCGAAACTGATTTTGAATGCATTTGTAGTAGCCATAGTCTCCTTCACGATAGCCCTTTCAATGGCCAAGCTCTTCGGCAAGAAGCACAAGTACCAAATAGACCCGAACCAA GAACTGAAAGCCATTGGAGCAGCCAACTTCGTCACTTCCTTTCTAGCTTGCTATCCTTGTGCTGTGTCGCTGTCTCGGAGCTCAGTACAAGACAAGGCTGGTGCCCAAACACAG GTTTCCAGCGTGATATCATCTATAGTGGTAATAGTTATAATGTTGGTTGCAGGGCCACTCTTCGAAACCTTGCCGAAG TGCATTTTGTCAGCTGTGATTATAGTCGCTCTCAAGGGCATGATCTTCCAAGTACGAGATTGCTATCATACCTGGCAAGTGTCAAGGCTCGATGCG CTGACATGGATCATTACGTTCCTCTCCGTTGTCCTACTCGACATCGATGTCGGGATTGCGGCTGGAATTGGTTTCTCCGTCGTAACCGTTATTCTAAGAACACTAGT GCCTTACGTCGCCTTCCTTGGGCAGGTTCCCAATACCGATATCTACCTTGATGTAAAGAGGTACAAAAAG GCGCAAGAAATTCCGCGGGTGAAGATCTTCCACTTCAGCTCTGCCTTCTACTTTGCCAACCGAGACGTGTTCAAGAACTCCCTCATGGAAGTCATCATAGGCAATCATGA CGAGACGAGCAGTTTACTGAAGCCGCAAGAAAAGTACGACTCCGTAGATGACGAATCTGTCCTGGCGGTCATTTTTGACTGCTCGGCGTGTGTCTACATAGACTCTTCGGGAATAGAAACGTTGCGAGAG ATACTGATGGAATTGCGAGATTCTAATATAACTGTCTACTTTGCCTGCTGCACTG TGCCCATGTACAAAGTGCTGCTACGATCGAAGCTCCTAGAGTTGTTCTCGAAACCCATCGTATTCCCGACCATCCACGACGCCGTGCTGCACCTGCCGGCTCAGGTGCCAGTCCCACCCTTGTGA
- the LOC135401158 gene encoding prestin-like isoform X4 produces MAGDKRSKDDETRYLLDSNREGTGGGDGGGGENSGGGTSPSDRCLSRRGHINRSFSMAEEGYGAIERSSEGIHEPTLSGSTVVLPWWIMNDAKDLSSTNNNVDTTRPRIRIHRQAMNQEDIVKQFGDDFPDSTVVQKVKRKVLSCCMCTPVSILYSIFPVLQWLPCYSFSQYFVKDIMAGITVSIMHIPQGLAYGVLAGAGAINGLYVSAFPGLVYFLMGTSRHVSVGTFAVISLLSASAVSEMGAITPEDYQQLGLNGSDLTLGDSTSDPIPLQSMEVLTALAFIVGIIQILMGMLHLGILSIFMSEPMVSGFTTGAAVQVILSQLKGLFGINVRQYSGLFKCIYTFADVIKLLPTTNLVTLAISIAAMAACIVVHECINAKYRAKLKMPVPIDLIVIIISTAVSYFGDFSNMYGVRVMGFVPTGFPTPEIPRLDLIPKLILNAFVVAIVSFTIALSMAKLFGKKHKYQIDPNQELKAIGAANFVTSFLACYPCAVSLSRSSVQDKAGAQTQVSSVISSIVVIVIMLVAGPLFETLPKCILSAVIIVALKGMIFQVRDCYHTWQVSRLDALTWIITFLSVVLLDIDVGIAAGIGFSVVTVILRTLVPYVAFLGQVPNTDIYLDVKRYKKAQEIPRVKIFHFSSAFYFANRDVFKNSLMEVIIGNHDETSSLLKPQEKYDSVDDESVLAVIFDCSACVYIDSSGIETLREILMELRDSNITVYFACCTVPMYKVLLRSKLLELFSKPIVFPTIHDAVLHLPAQVPVPPL; encoded by the exons ACTCGAATCGCGAGGGAACTGGTGGAGGCGACGGGGGCGGTGGAGAAAACAGTGGAGGCGGAACGTCGCCATCAGATCGTTGTTTATCACGTAGGGGCCACATAAACCGCAGCTTTAGCATGGCCGAAGAAGGCTACGGCGCCATCGAGCGCTCGTCGGAAGGCATCCACGAGCCAACACTTTCCGGATCCACCGTGGTTTTACCCTGGTGGATCATGAACGACGCCAAG GACCTCAGTTCAACGAACAACAATGTTGATACAACGAGGCCGCGGATCCGGATCCACCGTCAAGCCATGAACCAAGAAGACATAGTTAAACAATTTGGGGATGACTTTCCCGATTCTACTGTTGTGCAAAAG GTGAAACGAAAAGTGTTGTCCTGCTGCATGTGCACTCCTGTAAGCATCCTGTACTCCATCTTCCCAGTGCTGCAATGGCTTCCATGCTACTCCTTTAGTCAGTACTTTGTCAAAGACATAATGGCTGGTATCACAGTCAGCATCATGCACATACCACAAG GCTTAGCCTATGGCGTGCTAGCAGGTGCAGGAGCCATCAATGGTCTGTACGTGTCAGCTTTCCCAGGACTCGTCTATTTTCTTATGGGGACGTCCCGTCACGTATCAGTAG GAACGTTCGCTGTTATAAGTTTACTTTCTGCGTCTGCGGTTTCGGAAATGGGAGCAATAACCCCCGAAGACTACCAGCAACTAGGTTTGAATGGGTCTGATTTAACGCTAGGGGACTCCACAAGTGACCCCATTCCACTACAAAGTATGGAAGTACTAACCGCACTGGCGTTCATAGTAGGAATAATTCAG ATTTTAATGGGCATGTTACACTTGGGTATCTTATCTATCTTCATGTCTGAGCCAATGGTTTCTGGCTTCACAACGGGTGCGGCTGTGCAAGTGATACTGTCCCAACTTAAAGGCCTCTTTGGTATCAACGTACGACAGTATAGCGGTCTCTTCAAGTGCATATAT ACATTCGCGGACGTGATAAAACTGCTGCCTACAACGAATCTGGTGACCTTGGCCATTTCCATCGCAGCGATGGCGGCGTGCATCGTGGTCCATGAGTGCATCAATGCAAAGTACAGGGCGAAACTCAAGATGCCCGTTCCTATTGATCTCATTGTG ATAATCATCAGTACAGCCGTCAGCTACTTCGGTGACTTTTCCAATATGTACGGGGTACGAGTCATGGGATTTGTTCCCACTGG GTTCCCAACGCCAGAAATCCCGCGTCTGGATCTGATACCGAAACTGATTTTGAATGCATTTGTAGTAGCCATAGTCTCCTTCACGATAGCCCTTTCAATGGCCAAGCTCTTCGGCAAGAAGCACAAGTACCAAATAGACCCGAACCAA GAACTGAAAGCCATTGGAGCAGCCAACTTCGTCACTTCCTTTCTAGCTTGCTATCCTTGTGCTGTGTCGCTGTCTCGGAGCTCAGTACAAGACAAGGCTGGTGCCCAAACACAG GTTTCCAGCGTGATATCATCTATAGTGGTAATAGTTATAATGTTGGTTGCAGGGCCACTCTTCGAAACCTTGCCGAAG TGCATTTTGTCAGCTGTGATTATAGTCGCTCTCAAGGGCATGATCTTCCAAGTACGAGATTGCTATCATACCTGGCAAGTGTCAAGGCTCGATGCG CTGACATGGATCATTACGTTCCTCTCCGTTGTCCTACTCGACATCGATGTCGGGATTGCGGCTGGAATTGGTTTCTCCGTCGTAACCGTTATTCTAAGAACACTAGT GCCTTACGTCGCCTTCCTTGGGCAGGTTCCCAATACCGATATCTACCTTGATGTAAAGAGGTACAAAAAG GCGCAAGAAATTCCGCGGGTGAAGATCTTCCACTTCAGCTCTGCCTTCTACTTTGCCAACCGAGACGTGTTCAAGAACTCCCTCATGGAAGTCATCATAGGCAATCATGA CGAGACGAGCAGTTTACTGAAGCCGCAAGAAAAGTACGACTCCGTAGATGACGAATCTGTCCTGGCGGTCATTTTTGACTGCTCGGCGTGTGTCTACATAGACTCTTCGGGAATAGAAACGTTGCGAGAG ATACTGATGGAATTGCGAGATTCTAATATAACTGTCTACTTTGCCTGCTGCACTG TGCCCATGTACAAAGTGCTGCTACGATCGAAGCTCCTAGAGTTGTTCTCGAAACCCATCGTATTCCCGACCATCCACGACGCCGTGCTGCACCTGCCGGCTCAGGTGCCAGTCCCACCCTTGTGA
- the LOC135401158 gene encoding prestin-like isoform X6, giving the protein MFHSNREGTGGGDGGGGENSGGGTSPSDRCLSRRGHINRSFSMAEEGYGAIERSSEGIHEPTLSGSTVVLPWWIMNDAKDLSSTNNNVDTTRPRIRIHRQAMNQEDIVKQFGDDFPDSTVVQKVKRKVLSCCMCTPVSILYSIFPVLQWLPCYSFSQYFVKDIMAGITVSIMHIPQGLAYGVLAGAGAINGLYVSAFPGLVYFLMGTSRHVSVGTFAVISLLSASAVSEMGAITPEDYQQLGLNGSDLTLGDSTSDPIPLQSMEVLTALAFIVGIIQILMGMLHLGILSIFMSEPMVSGFTTGAAVQVILSQLKGLFGINVRQYSGLFKCIYTFADVIKLLPTTNLVTLAISIAAMAACIVVHECINAKYRAKLKMPVPIDLIVIIISTAVSYFGDFSNMYGVRVMGFVPTGFPTPEIPRLDLIPKLILNAFVVAIVSFTIALSMAKLFGKKHKYQIDPNQELKAIGAANFVTSFLACYPCAVSLSRSSVQDKAGAQTQVSSVISSIVVIVIMLVAGPLFETLPKCILSAVIIVALKGMIFQVRDCYHTWQVSRLDALTWIITFLSVVLLDIDVGIAAGIGFSVVTVILRTLVPYVAFLGQVPNTDIYLDVKRYKKAQEIPRVKIFHFSSAFYFANRDVFKNSLMEVIIGNHDETSSLLKPQEKYDSVDDESVLAVIFDCSACVYIDSSGIETLREILMELRDSNITVYFACCTVPMYKVLLRSKLLELFSKPIVFPTIHDAVLHLPAQVPVPPL; this is encoded by the exons ACTCGAATCGCGAGGGAACTGGTGGAGGCGACGGGGGCGGTGGAGAAAACAGTGGAGGCGGAACGTCGCCATCAGATCGTTGTTTATCACGTAGGGGCCACATAAACCGCAGCTTTAGCATGGCCGAAGAAGGCTACGGCGCCATCGAGCGCTCGTCGGAAGGCATCCACGAGCCAACACTTTCCGGATCCACCGTGGTTTTACCCTGGTGGATCATGAACGACGCCAAG GACCTCAGTTCAACGAACAACAATGTTGATACAACGAGGCCGCGGATCCGGATCCACCGTCAAGCCATGAACCAAGAAGACATAGTTAAACAATTTGGGGATGACTTTCCCGATTCTACTGTTGTGCAAAAG GTGAAACGAAAAGTGTTGTCCTGCTGCATGTGCACTCCTGTAAGCATCCTGTACTCCATCTTCCCAGTGCTGCAATGGCTTCCATGCTACTCCTTTAGTCAGTACTTTGTCAAAGACATAATGGCTGGTATCACAGTCAGCATCATGCACATACCACAAG GCTTAGCCTATGGCGTGCTAGCAGGTGCAGGAGCCATCAATGGTCTGTACGTGTCAGCTTTCCCAGGACTCGTCTATTTTCTTATGGGGACGTCCCGTCACGTATCAGTAG GAACGTTCGCTGTTATAAGTTTACTTTCTGCGTCTGCGGTTTCGGAAATGGGAGCAATAACCCCCGAAGACTACCAGCAACTAGGTTTGAATGGGTCTGATTTAACGCTAGGGGACTCCACAAGTGACCCCATTCCACTACAAAGTATGGAAGTACTAACCGCACTGGCGTTCATAGTAGGAATAATTCAG ATTTTAATGGGCATGTTACACTTGGGTATCTTATCTATCTTCATGTCTGAGCCAATGGTTTCTGGCTTCACAACGGGTGCGGCTGTGCAAGTGATACTGTCCCAACTTAAAGGCCTCTTTGGTATCAACGTACGACAGTATAGCGGTCTCTTCAAGTGCATATAT ACATTCGCGGACGTGATAAAACTGCTGCCTACAACGAATCTGGTGACCTTGGCCATTTCCATCGCAGCGATGGCGGCGTGCATCGTGGTCCATGAGTGCATCAATGCAAAGTACAGGGCGAAACTCAAGATGCCCGTTCCTATTGATCTCATTGTG ATAATCATCAGTACAGCCGTCAGCTACTTCGGTGACTTTTCCAATATGTACGGGGTACGAGTCATGGGATTTGTTCCCACTGG GTTCCCAACGCCAGAAATCCCGCGTCTGGATCTGATACCGAAACTGATTTTGAATGCATTTGTAGTAGCCATAGTCTCCTTCACGATAGCCCTTTCAATGGCCAAGCTCTTCGGCAAGAAGCACAAGTACCAAATAGACCCGAACCAA GAACTGAAAGCCATTGGAGCAGCCAACTTCGTCACTTCCTTTCTAGCTTGCTATCCTTGTGCTGTGTCGCTGTCTCGGAGCTCAGTACAAGACAAGGCTGGTGCCCAAACACAG GTTTCCAGCGTGATATCATCTATAGTGGTAATAGTTATAATGTTGGTTGCAGGGCCACTCTTCGAAACCTTGCCGAAG TGCATTTTGTCAGCTGTGATTATAGTCGCTCTCAAGGGCATGATCTTCCAAGTACGAGATTGCTATCATACCTGGCAAGTGTCAAGGCTCGATGCG CTGACATGGATCATTACGTTCCTCTCCGTTGTCCTACTCGACATCGATGTCGGGATTGCGGCTGGAATTGGTTTCTCCGTCGTAACCGTTATTCTAAGAACACTAGT GCCTTACGTCGCCTTCCTTGGGCAGGTTCCCAATACCGATATCTACCTTGATGTAAAGAGGTACAAAAAG GCGCAAGAAATTCCGCGGGTGAAGATCTTCCACTTCAGCTCTGCCTTCTACTTTGCCAACCGAGACGTGTTCAAGAACTCCCTCATGGAAGTCATCATAGGCAATCATGA CGAGACGAGCAGTTTACTGAAGCCGCAAGAAAAGTACGACTCCGTAGATGACGAATCTGTCCTGGCGGTCATTTTTGACTGCTCGGCGTGTGTCTACATAGACTCTTCGGGAATAGAAACGTTGCGAGAG ATACTGATGGAATTGCGAGATTCTAATATAACTGTCTACTTTGCCTGCTGCACTG TGCCCATGTACAAAGTGCTGCTACGATCGAAGCTCCTAGAGTTGTTCTCGAAACCCATCGTATTCCCGACCATCCACGACGCCGTGCTGCACCTGCCGGCTCAGGTGCCAGTCCCACCCTTGTGA
- the LOC135401158 gene encoding prestin-like isoform X5, whose product MEARRHTIHVSVISDSNREGTGGGDGGGGENSGGGTSPSDRCLSRRGHINRSFSMAEEGYGAIERSSEGIHEPTLSGSTVVLPWWIMNDAKDLSSTNNNVDTTRPRIRIHRQAMNQEDIVKQFGDDFPDSTVVQKVKRKVLSCCMCTPVSILYSIFPVLQWLPCYSFSQYFVKDIMAGITVSIMHIPQGLAYGVLAGAGAINGLYVSAFPGLVYFLMGTSRHVSVGTFAVISLLSASAVSEMGAITPEDYQQLGLNGSDLTLGDSTSDPIPLQSMEVLTALAFIVGIIQILMGMLHLGILSIFMSEPMVSGFTTGAAVQVILSQLKGLFGINVRQYSGLFKCIYTFADVIKLLPTTNLVTLAISIAAMAACIVVHECINAKYRAKLKMPVPIDLIVIIISTAVSYFGDFSNMYGVRVMGFVPTGFPTPEIPRLDLIPKLILNAFVVAIVSFTIALSMAKLFGKKHKYQIDPNQELKAIGAANFVTSFLACYPCAVSLSRSSVQDKAGAQTQVSSVISSIVVIVIMLVAGPLFETLPKCILSAVIIVALKGMIFQVRDCYHTWQVSRLDALTWIITFLSVVLLDIDVGIAAGIGFSVVTVILRTLVPYVAFLGQVPNTDIYLDVKRYKKAQEIPRVKIFHFSSAFYFANRDVFKNSLMEVIIGNHDETSSLLKPQEKYDSVDDESVLAVIFDCSACVYIDSSGIETLREILMELRDSNITVYFACCTVPMYKVLLRSKLLELFSKPIVFPTIHDAVLHLPAQVPVPPL is encoded by the exons ACTCGAATCGCGAGGGAACTGGTGGAGGCGACGGGGGCGGTGGAGAAAACAGTGGAGGCGGAACGTCGCCATCAGATCGTTGTTTATCACGTAGGGGCCACATAAACCGCAGCTTTAGCATGGCCGAAGAAGGCTACGGCGCCATCGAGCGCTCGTCGGAAGGCATCCACGAGCCAACACTTTCCGGATCCACCGTGGTTTTACCCTGGTGGATCATGAACGACGCCAAG GACCTCAGTTCAACGAACAACAATGTTGATACAACGAGGCCGCGGATCCGGATCCACCGTCAAGCCATGAACCAAGAAGACATAGTTAAACAATTTGGGGATGACTTTCCCGATTCTACTGTTGTGCAAAAG GTGAAACGAAAAGTGTTGTCCTGCTGCATGTGCACTCCTGTAAGCATCCTGTACTCCATCTTCCCAGTGCTGCAATGGCTTCCATGCTACTCCTTTAGTCAGTACTTTGTCAAAGACATAATGGCTGGTATCACAGTCAGCATCATGCACATACCACAAG GCTTAGCCTATGGCGTGCTAGCAGGTGCAGGAGCCATCAATGGTCTGTACGTGTCAGCTTTCCCAGGACTCGTCTATTTTCTTATGGGGACGTCCCGTCACGTATCAGTAG GAACGTTCGCTGTTATAAGTTTACTTTCTGCGTCTGCGGTTTCGGAAATGGGAGCAATAACCCCCGAAGACTACCAGCAACTAGGTTTGAATGGGTCTGATTTAACGCTAGGGGACTCCACAAGTGACCCCATTCCACTACAAAGTATGGAAGTACTAACCGCACTGGCGTTCATAGTAGGAATAATTCAG ATTTTAATGGGCATGTTACACTTGGGTATCTTATCTATCTTCATGTCTGAGCCAATGGTTTCTGGCTTCACAACGGGTGCGGCTGTGCAAGTGATACTGTCCCAACTTAAAGGCCTCTTTGGTATCAACGTACGACAGTATAGCGGTCTCTTCAAGTGCATATAT ACATTCGCGGACGTGATAAAACTGCTGCCTACAACGAATCTGGTGACCTTGGCCATTTCCATCGCAGCGATGGCGGCGTGCATCGTGGTCCATGAGTGCATCAATGCAAAGTACAGGGCGAAACTCAAGATGCCCGTTCCTATTGATCTCATTGTG ATAATCATCAGTACAGCCGTCAGCTACTTCGGTGACTTTTCCAATATGTACGGGGTACGAGTCATGGGATTTGTTCCCACTGG GTTCCCAACGCCAGAAATCCCGCGTCTGGATCTGATACCGAAACTGATTTTGAATGCATTTGTAGTAGCCATAGTCTCCTTCACGATAGCCCTTTCAATGGCCAAGCTCTTCGGCAAGAAGCACAAGTACCAAATAGACCCGAACCAA GAACTGAAAGCCATTGGAGCAGCCAACTTCGTCACTTCCTTTCTAGCTTGCTATCCTTGTGCTGTGTCGCTGTCTCGGAGCTCAGTACAAGACAAGGCTGGTGCCCAAACACAG GTTTCCAGCGTGATATCATCTATAGTGGTAATAGTTATAATGTTGGTTGCAGGGCCACTCTTCGAAACCTTGCCGAAG TGCATTTTGTCAGCTGTGATTATAGTCGCTCTCAAGGGCATGATCTTCCAAGTACGAGATTGCTATCATACCTGGCAAGTGTCAAGGCTCGATGCG CTGACATGGATCATTACGTTCCTCTCCGTTGTCCTACTCGACATCGATGTCGGGATTGCGGCTGGAATTGGTTTCTCCGTCGTAACCGTTATTCTAAGAACACTAGT GCCTTACGTCGCCTTCCTTGGGCAGGTTCCCAATACCGATATCTACCTTGATGTAAAGAGGTACAAAAAG GCGCAAGAAATTCCGCGGGTGAAGATCTTCCACTTCAGCTCTGCCTTCTACTTTGCCAACCGAGACGTGTTCAAGAACTCCCTCATGGAAGTCATCATAGGCAATCATGA CGAGACGAGCAGTTTACTGAAGCCGCAAGAAAAGTACGACTCCGTAGATGACGAATCTGTCCTGGCGGTCATTTTTGACTGCTCGGCGTGTGTCTACATAGACTCTTCGGGAATAGAAACGTTGCGAGAG ATACTGATGGAATTGCGAGATTCTAATATAACTGTCTACTTTGCCTGCTGCACTG TGCCCATGTACAAAGTGCTGCTACGATCGAAGCTCCTAGAGTTGTTCTCGAAACCCATCGTATTCCCGACCATCCACGACGCCGTGCTGCACCTGCCGGCTCAGGTGCCAGTCCCACCCTTGTGA